The Phorcysia thermohydrogeniphila genome has a segment encoding these proteins:
- the dnaN gene encoding DNA polymerase III subunit beta: protein MEVRISKNKIKEAVKKVASAADKKGNIPILSNILIEAEDNVLRLTATNLEVGISTLVDCEVIEPGKTTVNAAKAAKLFSSLTGEEFVLETDDSKLVIKSVNSRFSLATLPPEEFPEVEIPETYSVRLLSAEVDRAIKKVSYAVSRDEARYILTGVLLRSFGDKVHAVATDGHRLALYEMKAEAEEFSAIVPKKSLAELKKLLKESEEVELLLKENRLYFRVGDTVMWTSVIEGEYPDYLAVIPENNPLQCITGKEELVGALKEVSVIYDKEEVRAVIINITPGNMKLTARKVDVESASEEAEVNIPVEYTGEEFEIGFNINHLLESVSSFDGDTVKILMDQPISPVLIVSEEEPELKNVIMPMKV from the coding sequence ATGGAAGTAAGGATTAGTAAGAATAAAATAAAGGAGGCCGTAAAAAAAGTTGCATCCGCAGCCGACAAAAAGGGGAACATCCCTATCCTATCAAACATCCTGATAGAGGCTGAGGACAACGTTCTTAGATTAACGGCCACGAACCTTGAAGTTGGTATCTCTACACTTGTAGACTGTGAGGTTATAGAACCGGGGAAAACTACCGTAAACGCTGCAAAAGCTGCAAAGCTTTTTTCCAGCCTTACAGGTGAAGAGTTCGTCCTTGAAACTGATGACAGTAAGCTCGTCATTAAGTCTGTAAACTCCCGTTTCTCCCTTGCAACGTTGCCTCCAGAAGAGTTTCCAGAGGTAGAAATACCAGAAACTTACAGCGTAAGGCTCCTGTCTGCAGAGGTTGATAGGGCGATAAAGAAAGTTTCATACGCGGTTAGCAGGGATGAAGCCCGTTACATCCTTACAGGGGTTCTTCTAAGGTCCTTCGGAGACAAGGTTCACGCTGTTGCCACCGATGGACACAGGCTTGCCCTTTACGAGATGAAAGCTGAGGCGGAGGAGTTCTCTGCCATAGTTCCTAAGAAATCCCTTGCTGAGCTGAAGAAGCTTCTAAAGGAAAGTGAAGAGGTGGAGCTCCTTCTGAAGGAGAACAGGCTCTACTTTAGGGTTGGCGATACGGTAATGTGGACCTCCGTCATAGAGGGTGAGTATCCAGACTACCTTGCGGTTATTCCTGAAAACAATCCCTTACAGTGCATCACCGGTAAGGAGGAGCTTGTCGGAGCTCTCAAGGAAGTTTCTGTGATTTACGACAAAGAGGAAGTTAGGGCCGTTATCATCAACATTACACCGGGGAACATGAAGCTAACGGCAAGGAAGGTGGATGTAGAATCGGCCTCTGAAGAGGCGGAGGTAAACATACCTGTAGAATACACGGGTGAGGAATTTGAGATAGGCTTTAACATAAACCACCTCCTTGAGTCCGTTTCCTCCTTTGACGGTGATACGGTGAAGATACTAATGGATCAGCCCATATCTCCGGTTCTTATAGTTTCTGAGGAAGAGCCTGAACTTAAGAACGTCATAATGCCGATGAAAGTGTAA
- a CDS encoding polyprenyl synthetase family protein produces MELKEYLKERKEIIDREILNYLPEDPPFGKRLYEAVRYSLTVGGKRLRPILCMAGCEAVGEDYRLAILPACAIEMIHTYSLVHDDLPAMDNDTLRRGHPTTWCKFDEATAILAGDALLNRAFEVLSEWEFDCERKVRVIQEIAKASGMLGMVLGQQCDMDAEGREDVTLEELLFMHRHKTGRLITASVVSGGITGGGSKEEIEALRKYGDGIGLAFQIVDDVLDVVGDQEKLGKNVGSDVEKGKVTFVTFFGVDGAKKRAEEEVEKAISALDIFPKSRVEPLIGIARFIVEREY; encoded by the coding sequence ATGGAGCTTAAAGAGTACTTAAAAGAGAGGAAGGAGATTATAGACAGGGAGATACTCAATTACCTCCCTGAGGACCCTCCTTTTGGAAAAAGACTCTACGAGGCAGTTCGTTACTCCCTCACAGTTGGAGGGAAACGTTTAAGGCCTATCCTCTGTATGGCTGGCTGTGAGGCTGTTGGGGAGGATTATAGGCTTGCTATCTTACCGGCCTGTGCAATAGAGATGATTCATACTTACTCCCTCGTCCACGACGACCTTCCTGCTATGGACAACGATACTCTAAGGAGAGGACATCCTACTACTTGGTGTAAGTTTGATGAGGCAACGGCTATCTTAGCGGGGGATGCCCTTTTAAACAGGGCTTTTGAGGTGCTGTCTGAGTGGGAGTTTGACTGTGAGAGAAAGGTTAGAGTAATTCAGGAGATAGCGAAGGCTTCCGGAATGCTTGGGATGGTTCTGGGACAGCAGTGCGATATGGACGCTGAGGGTAGGGAGGACGTTACCTTAGAGGAGCTCCTCTTTATGCACCGCCACAAGACGGGAAGGCTGATAACGGCCTCTGTCGTTTCTGGAGGTATAACCGGAGGAGGAAGTAAGGAGGAAATAGAGGCCCTCAGGAAGTATGGCGACGGTATAGGACTTGCCTTTCAGATTGTTGACGACGTTCTGGATGTTGTAGGAGACCAAGAAAAGCTCGGAAAAAACGTAGGTTCTGACGTTGAAAAAGGAAAGGTAACCTTTGTTACGTTCTTTGGAGTTGACGGCGCTAAGAAGAGGGCAGAAGAAGAGGTTGAGAAGGCCATATCTGCCCTTGACATCTTTCCAAAAAGTAGAGTTGAGCCCCTCATTGGTATTGCACGATTTATTGTGGAGAGGGAGTATTGA
- the dnaA gene encoding chromosomal replication initiator protein DnaA translates to MFEHLWERCLNELKKKVKPHLFKTWFKELKVISVEGNTLKLKAKDRIVKEYLEKNYLPLLKEIVFREFGRHMEIELLLPEEVSKPLQLELNLFQNKEKKKNVESNLNPKYTFENFVVGASNQFAHAAAVAVAENPGKAYNPLFIYGGVGLGKTHLMQAIGNYVKKKMPEKTVVYTTTESFMNELIEALRKDTVTEFREKYRTVDVLLVDDIQFISGKDRTQIEFFHTFNALYDAGKQIVLTSDRPPKDIPTLTDRLRNRFEWGLIADIQPPDFETRIAILRRKAEAEKIEVDDNVLKLIATIIKSNIRQLEGALIKLKAKAILENRPIDEELVRSMFGIGSSVKVENPSRSDISIDEIKQVVCEMFGITLEQIDSSTRKKQIALARQIAMYLSRKFGNFSFPKIAAAFHKNDHTTVMHAVTKIEELRNENEEINHIILELEKRLNLLVGEVKVEE, encoded by the coding sequence GTGTTTGAACATTTATGGGAAAGGTGCTTAAATGAGCTCAAGAAAAAGGTAAAACCCCACCTCTTTAAAACGTGGTTCAAGGAACTAAAAGTTATATCTGTTGAGGGAAATACTCTTAAATTAAAAGCGAAAGATAGAATAGTTAAAGAATACCTTGAGAAAAACTACCTCCCCCTCTTAAAGGAAATCGTCTTCCGAGAATTTGGAAGGCATATGGAAATAGAACTGCTCCTCCCCGAAGAGGTCTCAAAACCTCTCCAGCTTGAGCTTAACCTCTTTCAGAACAAAGAAAAGAAAAAGAACGTAGAATCAAATTTAAACCCAAAATACACCTTTGAGAACTTTGTCGTAGGAGCAAGCAACCAGTTTGCCCATGCCGCGGCTGTAGCCGTTGCAGAGAACCCGGGGAAAGCCTACAACCCGCTCTTTATATACGGGGGAGTAGGACTCGGAAAAACCCACCTTATGCAGGCAATAGGAAACTACGTAAAGAAAAAAATGCCTGAAAAAACCGTTGTTTACACGACAACAGAAAGCTTCATGAACGAGCTTATAGAAGCTCTCAGAAAAGACACTGTAACGGAATTTAGGGAAAAGTACAGAACTGTTGACGTTCTCCTCGTTGACGATATTCAGTTTATAAGTGGTAAGGACAGAACACAGATAGAGTTCTTCCACACCTTTAACGCCCTCTACGATGCAGGTAAACAGATAGTCCTCACAAGTGACCGTCCCCCTAAGGACATTCCCACCTTAACCGACAGGTTGAGAAACCGCTTTGAGTGGGGACTAATTGCAGACATACAGCCTCCAGACTTTGAAACGAGAATAGCTATCTTGAGGAGAAAGGCAGAAGCCGAAAAGATAGAGGTGGACGATAACGTCCTAAAGCTAATAGCAACGATAATAAAGTCAAACATCAGACAGCTTGAGGGAGCTCTCATAAAGTTAAAAGCAAAGGCCATACTTGAAAATAGACCGATAGACGAGGAATTGGTTCGCTCCATGTTTGGAATCGGGAGCTCTGTCAAAGTAGAAAATCCTTCCCGTTCAGACATTTCAATAGACGAGATAAAACAGGTAGTGTGCGAAATGTTTGGAATAACCTTAGAACAAATAGATAGCTCAACGAGAAAAAAGCAGATAGCCCTTGCAAGACAGATAGCCATGTATTTATCAAGGAAATTTGGGAACTTCTCATTCCCCAAAATTGCAGCCGCATTCCATAAGAACGACCATACAACCGTTATGCACGCGGTTACAAAAATAGAAGAACTAAGAAATGAAAATGAAGAAATAAACCACATAATCCTTGAGCTTGAGAAACGCCTAAACCTTTTAGTCGGAGAGGTGAAAGTAGAAGAGTGA
- a CDS encoding glycosyltransferase family 4 protein has product MRILHVDTEKGWRGGEQQLFYLVKGLKERGVEVAVACRVGDELERRCREEGITVYPLKGNQTGDILRVGALGKNYDIIHAHAAKAHTIAAFSKKFHKKPVIYTRRVDYPPKKNPLTELKYKLTDKVVAITEFVADVLKKELNLKGIEVIYSAVDENLPEKIETNKVKTFREKFKGKKIIGSVAALTEQKNIPNLIEAARILLKERNDLAFVVFGEGKLKSYLQSLIKEKGLEGSFLLAGFKEDVYNYVKGFDVFVLPSDYEGLGSSLLIAMLLNVPVVATKVGGVPEVIKDGETGLLVERRNPVKLADAILRLLDGSKLRKRITTKAYSVVVDNFSVGRMVDAYLRLYGEVVGV; this is encoded by the coding sequence ATGAGAATTCTACACGTTGATACGGAAAAGGGGTGGCGGGGTGGAGAGCAACAGCTCTTCTACCTCGTAAAAGGACTTAAAGAGAGGGGTGTTGAAGTAGCAGTAGCCTGCAGGGTAGGAGACGAGCTTGAAAGGCGTTGCAGGGAAGAGGGAATAACAGTTTATCCTCTAAAGGGAAACCAAACCGGAGATATACTAAGGGTTGGAGCTCTTGGAAAAAATTATGACATTATCCATGCCCACGCTGCCAAAGCTCACACAATTGCTGCCTTTTCAAAGAAATTCCATAAAAAACCGGTTATCTACACAAGGAGAGTTGACTATCCACCGAAAAAGAATCCTTTAACAGAGCTAAAGTACAAGCTGACAGACAAAGTTGTCGCTATAACAGAATTCGTAGCAGACGTTTTAAAGAAAGAACTTAATTTGAAGGGAATAGAGGTAATCTACTCTGCCGTTGACGAAAATCTCCCAGAAAAGATTGAAACGAATAAAGTCAAAACTTTTAGAGAAAAGTTTAAAGGAAAAAAAATCATCGGTTCTGTTGCAGCATTAACGGAACAAAAGAACATTCCCAACTTGATAGAGGCAGCAAGAATTCTCTTAAAAGAAAGAAACGACCTTGCCTTTGTAGTTTTTGGAGAGGGGAAACTTAAAAGCTACCTTCAAAGTTTAATCAAAGAGAAAGGGCTTGAAGGCTCATTTTTATTGGCAGGCTTTAAAGAGGACGTTTACAACTACGTGAAGGGGTTTGACGTCTTCGTCCTCCCGTCCGACTATGAGGGGTTGGGGAGTTCCCTTCTCATAGCCATGCTTCTCAACGTGCCCGTTGTGGCCACTAAGGTAGGGGGTGTCCCGGAAGTAATAAAAGACGGGGAAACGGGACTCCTCGTTGAGAGGAGAAATCCTGTAAAATTGGCCGACGCAATTTTAAGGCTCTTAGATGGCTCCAAACTCCGAAAACGCATTACTACAAAGGCCTACAGCGTGGTTGTGGATAACTTTTCAGTTGGTAGAATGGTAGATGCATACCTCAGGCTCTACGGGGAGGTAGTAGGTGTTTGA
- the plsY gene encoding glycerol-3-phosphate 1-O-acyltransferase PlsY has product MDGVFILACILAFVFGSIPFGFVIGKLKGVDVRQYGSGNIGATNVSRVLGKKYGALVLLLDALKGALPVLFLKVSGYSIEYQVVAGLSAILGHCFSPFLKFRGGKGVATGLGVFLVVSPKVTLIAFLVFLSVFLTTRYVSLSSITAALSFPLVFRFLEKPSDFTSLILFITAFVVVGKHYQNIIRLLKGEEKKFK; this is encoded by the coding sequence ATGGATGGCGTTTTCATCTTGGCTTGCATTCTTGCGTTTGTTTTTGGTTCCATTCCCTTTGGGTTTGTGATAGGTAAGCTTAAAGGGGTTGACGTTCGCCAGTACGGAAGTGGAAACATAGGGGCTACCAACGTATCAAGGGTTCTTGGGAAAAAGTACGGGGCTTTAGTTCTCCTCCTTGATGCTCTAAAGGGAGCTCTGCCCGTTCTTTTCCTGAAAGTATCTGGTTATTCCATAGAGTATCAGGTGGTTGCCGGCCTTTCTGCGATTTTAGGCCACTGCTTTTCTCCCTTCCTCAAGTTTAGAGGAGGAAAAGGAGTAGCTACGGGACTTGGAGTCTTCCTTGTAGTTTCCCCGAAGGTTACGCTGATTGCCTTCCTCGTGTTCCTTTCGGTGTTTCTCACTACCCGTTACGTATCACTTTCTTCAATAACAGCTGCTCTTTCGTTTCCCCTTGTTTTCAGGTTTCTTGAGAAGCCTTCAGATTTCACATCCTTGATTCTCTTCATTACAGCTTTTGTCGTTGTTGGTAAGCACTACCAGAACATCATCAGACTCCTTAAGGGGGAGGAGAAAAAGTTTAAGTAA
- a CDS encoding nucleotidyltransferase family protein yields the protein MPLDLSIDREKEERFLEELRRIVLDLLNGKDCKVFLFGSRARGDYRRSSDADIAVEGLSEEEFKRFKRSLDELVEESFIPFTVDVVDLSRASDSLKEVVLKEGIEWK from the coding sequence GTGCCACTTGACCTTTCTATTGATAGAGAGAAAGAGGAGCGTTTCTTAGAGGAGCTCCGCCGTATCGTTTTAGACCTTCTTAACGGAAAGGACTGTAAAGTTTTCCTCTTTGGCTCAAGGGCGAGGGGCGACTACCGTCGCTCCTCCGACGCCGATATTGCAGTAGAAGGGTTATCAGAAGAGGAGTTTAAAAGATTTAAGCGTTCTCTTGATGAGTTGGTTGAGGAGAGTTTCATTCCTTTTACAGTTGACGTTGTTGACCTCAGTAGAGCTTCTGATAGTCTAAAAGAAGTGGTTCTAAAAGAGGGTATTGAATGGAAATAA
- a CDS encoding RecB family exonuclease — protein MIEGKTGLRIKLSHLRPWSFSKVQKAKKCQYEFFWRYVAKVEPLEKPEFLVLGSGVHFVLENALNVAFKRERPLNRELLYYFAENFKKEEPLADVNKIAEFFPNILRYVNGQLKRAAGSSLIASELEIAVDGELRPVSEFDSSRVFLRGKLDFIFSKGETLYIVDHKTNKSRDFNNKIKTQLRWYALLASVKFPEFERFALEVHNVRYGTVNRFIFTQRDLESFKIRLLPIIEMVEEEFNGKTFEELVPSPCELNCKWCDYRHICPVASY, from the coding sequence GTGATTGAGGGAAAAACGGGGTTAAGGATAAAGCTCTCTCACCTTCGCCCTTGGTCCTTCTCAAAGGTTCAGAAGGCCAAAAAGTGCCAATACGAGTTCTTCTGGCGTTACGTGGCAAAAGTAGAGCCCCTTGAAAAGCCGGAGTTCCTCGTTCTTGGTAGTGGCGTTCACTTTGTCCTTGAGAATGCCCTAAACGTTGCCTTTAAGAGGGAGAGGCCTTTAAACAGGGAGCTCCTTTACTACTTTGCCGAAAACTTTAAGAAAGAAGAGCCCTTAGCAGACGTTAACAAAATAGCAGAGTTCTTTCCCAATATCCTCCGCTACGTAAACGGCCAGCTTAAAAGAGCTGCCGGCAGCAGTCTGATTGCCTCGGAGCTTGAAATAGCCGTTGATGGAGAGCTAAGACCTGTTAGCGAATTTGACTCGTCCCGCGTATTTTTAAGGGGAAAGCTTGACTTTATTTTTTCAAAAGGAGAAACCCTTTACATTGTTGACCACAAGACCAACAAAAGCAGGGACTTTAACAACAAAATAAAAACTCAGCTCCGCTGGTATGCCCTTTTAGCCAGCGTGAAGTTTCCAGAATTTGAAAGATTCGCCTTAGAAGTTCACAACGTCCGCTACGGAACTGTGAACAGGTTTATTTTCACCCAAAGGGACTTAGAGTCCTTTAAAATTCGCCTACTTCCAATCATAGAGATGGTAGAGGAAGAATTTAACGGCAAAACCTTTGAAGAGCTCGTTCCTTCTCCCTGTGAACTCAACTGCAAATGGTGCGACTACCGCCACATTTGTCCAGTTGCTAGTTATTAG
- a CDS encoding HI0074 family nucleotidyltransferase substrate-binding subunit: MEIKRLEELEKALKNFEDSLEIDLSKFPSFIKDVLESGQVQKFEMSYELFWKVGKELLARLEGVDAGSPRRVFKSLFQLGYLTYEELEVCLSMLEDRNLLSHVYRREVVESVLPKLKSYLNLMKSVSYRFREVLKSD; encoded by the coding sequence ATGGAAATAAAAAGGCTGGAAGAGCTTGAAAAAGCTCTTAAAAACTTTGAGGACTCCTTAGAAATAGACCTTTCTAAATTTCCTTCTTTTATAAAGGACGTTTTAGAGAGTGGGCAAGTTCAAAAGTTTGAGATGAGTTATGAACTTTTCTGGAAAGTTGGGAAGGAGCTCCTTGCAAGGCTTGAAGGCGTTGACGCAGGTTCTCCTCGTAGGGTCTTTAAATCGCTATTTCAGCTTGGTTATCTTACCTATGAGGAGCTTGAAGTCTGTCTTTCTATGCTTGAGGATAGGAACTTACTTTCTCACGTCTATCGTCGTGAAGTTGTAGAATCTGTTCTGCCAAAGCTTAAGAGCTATTTAAATTTGATGAAGTCGGTATCTTATCGCTTTAGAGAGGTTTTAAAGAGTGATTGA
- a CDS encoding proline--tRNA ligase, which translates to MRFSRAFIPTMKESPADAEIPSHKLLIRAGFIRKKASGLYDILPLGVRVLHKIERIIREEMDRAGAQEVLLPIMHPAELWIESGRWDVYGKEMIKFKDRHERDYALGPTAEEMITDLVRKEVKSYKDLPLNLYQIGRKFRDEIRPRFGLMRAREFIMKDAYSFHVNDEDAEREYWNMYETYSRIFKRMGLEFKAVEADTGEIGGKFSHEFMVIADTGESKLVYCEKCGYAASTEKAAQRKPEVPENRESEFKECQKVHTPNVKRIEEVSEYLSVPPERILKLLVYIVDGEAVAVAVRGDREVEETKFKQVFRGKEVRLATDEEIEKFTGQPKGFLSPIGLSIPVYADYSVIPMVNFVAGAGEKDYHLQNVNWGRDFVVKEFIDVAEVRGGDSCPNCGAPLIEKRGIEVGHIFKLGTKYSEAMNATFVDENGVEKPMVMGCYGIGVTRVMAAAVEQNHDDDGIIWPYEIAPFHVIVIPVNVKKEEIRNTAEEIYETLQREGFDVIIDDRNARPGFKFKDADLIGIPFQVIVGKKASEGIVEIKVRKSGERFEVPVKEVVKKIRELLGG; encoded by the coding sequence ATGAGGTTTTCAAGGGCCTTTATACCGACAATGAAGGAGTCCCCTGCAGATGCTGAAATCCCAAGCCACAAGCTCCTCATAAGGGCTGGCTTTATCAGGAAAAAGGCCTCAGGGCTTTACGATATCCTGCCCTTAGGAGTAAGGGTTCTCCACAAGATAGAGAGGATAATAAGGGAGGAGATGGACAGAGCCGGTGCTCAAGAGGTTTTACTTCCAATAATGCACCCGGCGGAGCTCTGGATAGAGAGCGGAAGGTGGGACGTTTACGGAAAAGAAATGATTAAGTTCAAGGACAGACACGAAAGGGACTATGCCCTCGGGCCTACCGCCGAGGAGATGATAACAGACCTCGTTAGAAAAGAGGTCAAGTCCTACAAGGATTTACCCCTTAACCTCTACCAGATAGGAAGGAAGTTCAGAGACGAGATTCGTCCCCGCTTTGGCCTCATGAGGGCCAGAGAGTTCATCATGAAGGACGCCTACTCCTTCCACGTAAACGATGAGGACGCAGAAAGGGAATACTGGAACATGTACGAGACTTACAGCCGAATCTTTAAGAGAATGGGGCTTGAGTTTAAGGCCGTTGAGGCAGATACGGGAGAGATAGGAGGAAAGTTCTCCCACGAGTTTATGGTTATAGCCGATACAGGTGAGAGCAAACTCGTTTACTGTGAAAAGTGTGGCTACGCCGCAAGCACAGAAAAAGCTGCTCAGAGAAAGCCAGAAGTTCCTGAAAATAGAGAGTCTGAGTTTAAGGAGTGTCAGAAAGTCCATACTCCAAACGTAAAGAGAATAGAGGAAGTTTCTGAATACTTAAGCGTTCCTCCTGAGAGGATACTTAAGCTCCTCGTCTACATCGTTGACGGAGAGGCAGTTGCCGTTGCTGTAAGGGGCGATAGGGAAGTTGAGGAAACAAAATTTAAGCAGGTCTTTAGGGGCAAAGAGGTAAGGCTTGCAACGGACGAGGAAATTGAAAAATTCACAGGCCAGCCGAAAGGATTCCTCTCTCCGATTGGACTTTCTATTCCCGTTTATGCCGACTACTCCGTAATTCCAATGGTCAACTTTGTGGCCGGCGCTGGAGAGAAGGACTACCACTTACAGAACGTTAACTGGGGAAGGGACTTTGTGGTTAAGGAGTTTATTGACGTTGCCGAAGTAAGAGGAGGAGACTCCTGTCCAAACTGTGGAGCTCCCCTCATAGAAAAGAGAGGAATAGAAGTAGGCCACATCTTTAAGCTTGGGACAAAGTACAGCGAGGCAATGAACGCAACATTCGTTGACGAAAACGGCGTTGAAAAGCCAATGGTAATGGGCTGTTACGGTATAGGCGTTACAAGGGTTATGGCTGCAGCAGTTGAGCAGAACCACGATGATGACGGAATCATCTGGCCTTACGAGATTGCCCCCTTCCACGTTATCGTTATTCCTGTTAACGTTAAGAAGGAGGAGATAAGGAATACGGCAGAGGAGATTTATGAGACCCTCCAGAGAGAAGGCTTTGACGTCATAATTGACGATAGAAACGCCCGTCCCGGATTTAAGTTCAAGGACGCTGACCTAATAGGAATTCCTTTCCAAGTTATCGTCGGTAAAAAGGCCTCAGAGGGAATTGTTGAGATAAAGGTCAGGAAGAGCGGTGAAAGGTTTGAAGTTCCCGTTAAAGAGGTAGTTAAGAAAATCAGGGAACTCCTTGGAGGTTAA
- the pgsA gene encoding CDP-diacylglycerol--glycerol-3-phosphate 3-phosphatidyltransferase → MGRIKTVPNFLTLVRILLLPLLVVLIIKERFTAALFLFIVCAVTDFLDGYVARKFKSITSLGMLLDPVADKLLTSSTLISLAYVKLCDPYSVIAIVGREEAVTGMRAIAASRGLVIPASRGGKLKTALIMTSVVFLLSGWRALGEGLLILSAFVAIYTGAVYFYRFFKVLREE, encoded by the coding sequence ATGGGTAGGATAAAGACGGTTCCGAATTTCCTAACGCTTGTAAGGATACTTCTACTTCCCCTTCTAGTGGTTCTGATCATAAAGGAGCGGTTCACGGCCGCTCTTTTTCTTTTTATCGTGTGTGCCGTTACCGATTTTCTTGACGGCTACGTGGCAAGGAAATTTAAGAGCATAACGAGTCTCGGAATGTTACTTGATCCTGTGGCTGATAAATTGCTTACCTCTTCAACTCTGATATCCCTTGCCTACGTGAAGCTCTGTGACCCTTACTCCGTTATAGCCATAGTCGGAAGAGAAGAAGCCGTTACAGGGATGAGGGCCATAGCTGCCTCACGGGGACTCGTCATTCCTGCTTCCAGAGGAGGAAAACTCAAAACTGCACTAATTATGACATCTGTCGTTTTTCTCCTATCTGGGTGGAGAGCTCTGGGAGAAGGCTTACTTATTCTCTCTGCCTTTGTGGCTATATACACCGGTGCTGTTTACTTTTACAGATTCTTTAAAGTTCTCCGAGAGGAATAA